GCCACACAGCCGGCACCTTTTAttgaggtgccatttatagaatcagccccgtAGTGCTGAACTGGTTTcagtcctccctctctctctttacgCCTTTCGGGTTACTCTGGTTGGTTCATACTTGAACCTCCTCCCATTATCCTTTGACATGCCATGTTTTCGTGCCCTCCTTTTTAATGTGTTTGTAGCCCCATTAGCACCTCTTATTCAGGATCTTGGCCTGACTTATTTTCAtactgatgatattcagcttctgCCAACCCACAATACGTATGACCACTTATTCAGCGACAGCTGCTCTACTCATCTCTAAATTATTACCTCATGGATAATAGAACACAAGCAAAATGTAAAGCCTAAGAAATCTGAGGCTCAGTGATTCCACTGCAACAGTCAACAGATACCCTACCAGCCATGCATAAAGCATAGTCTGATCCCTCTTAACTCTTGGAGTGCTCGTAAATTTCTCTTTATCTTTTGAATCCCTTATAAATTGCCGATTGCGGTCTTCTTATGCTCTAAGGAAGATAAGATCACTGAAACCCTTTCTCAATGCTAGAGCACTATAAACTTTGGTTATGCTTTGTACTTCCCAGCCCTTCATTTGAAACAAGTACAACTTGTTCAGAATACCACTCTAAAACTGGTATATGATGCTCAAAAGATTTGATCTTTTGTTTGAAcagcactggcttcctgtttctTAAAGTTTCTAATTCAGTCCATCATATTTTTTTATTCCTAAACTGTCCCTTATCATCTCTATTGTGTATTTAGATCCACCACTGCCAATTTTCTTGCTATTTCAACTGTAACAGAACTCCACCTTGCCTGCTTGCAGGGCTCAGCCTTCAGCCCACATTATATAACTTCCTTCCAAATGGAATCTTTTCCAAAAATTCACACGTGCCATGCCTAATTACTGCATTTAATAATTCCTCTGCTGCCTACTTGGATTTTGTTCTGCCAGCCTGATTGCATCATTTgatgcttccctccctcctatatgTGGCTGTACTCTTGTTTCTGAAATATATTGCTGTGCTacttttttccctcccttctgaCTCACATGTGTGGTTTCTGAGCTCATTGTGTAAGCATAACTTTCTGGTGTTATGTACACCACCATGATACCATGGTATAGCAAATgacataaattaataaataaaatgtaagTATAGTATTATTGgggtggaggaaattttttttacttgGTAAATAGTTGAGCTCTgtaattcgttgccagagaatgtggtaacagtgattattgtagctgggtttaaaaaaggtttggacaatttctaggaaaagtccatggtctgctattgagacagacatgggggaagccactacttgccctggattggtagcatggaatagctCGCTTGGAGCGCTGATATCCTCCCTCGGcttctatgctgacgactcccagatctacctctccacgccAAATATCTCTattgaaacccagaccagagtcagcctgcctgtctgacattgtcatctggatgtctcgctgccatctagaacagagctgctcatcttcctacctaaacccacctctccacttccctcgttctccgtctctgtggataacactctcatccttcttgTTTTGTCTACTCGTAATCGTgggatcatctttgactcctctttcCTTCATCACCCAAATAGAACATATCGCTAAAACTTGCCAGTTCTTCCTCTATGTTCAATTTAATTGTGTGCAATTTCCAGTACTTTGTATGGAATTTGGGACTAAGATTCTGCCTCATCTTTGTACTTAGTTGATTTTTTTCTGGTATTGTTTGTTATTTTGAATCCTACTTATTTTTTAAGCTTATCGTGCACATGGCATACCTCTTGATTTTTGAGGCTGGAATAGCCAGCACTTGGATCCAGAGACTGAATAAACCTTATAACAGAAGATCACAGGGTATCTAGATTACTACCATCAAGTGTATTATACTGGCAGGTTGGTGGTGGCTGGAACTCTGGCAAGCCATATGCTTTAAGCTTTATGACACATTTCCAATAAATAAAccttttttaattaatattttcatAGAATCTAAACACTTTTCTTTAAATAATTATTTGCATTGGTTGTTTTACTGTCTTAATAACATTTCTTTAAAAGACTTTTTGATATATATAATGTTTTTAAcatattaaatttttttgtttgagTTTTGTCAGTATAAAATAAACAGAGCTGAACTGTGGAGCTCTGAGGCAGAGTTCCATTCTTAAGGTCACGTTCGTCAACAAATACAAACTTGTAAGCTGGTAATTACTCGAAACAGGTGATAATAGACATACTTATAACACACAATGTACATGTTTGCTTGGCTCAATGTGCAAGAAGAACTGTTGATGTTATGCACAGTAAATAATTCAGTTTATAGCCTGTGTCTTGGTTTTGTCTCATCCTAGATGTTCACATGAGAAGGGCAGAAAAAGGGCCCTTCAGCATTTTCTTGCTTCATTAGCAGGTGGGTGAGTGGCGACTGTAGTCCAGAGAGACAGGTTTGTCTTGTAGCCTATAAAGGATGGtaattattttctcttttttaactCAAAGAGTATCATAACTCCTCTCTTCTAAGAGTTGCAGATCTGTTCCCCTGGTAGAAGGCTGATAAATGCTCCATCTccacattttttgttttgttttaagtctGATATCACTCCTTGAAAATTAGAGTGCTTGTGGGTTAGGAAGGGATAgggatttttttaaagtcttcagctcttttgtaatccctGGGTAAGGTGGTGGTGGAACATCATATACTGCAGTTGCCAATGATATTGCTTGTTCATAAGAAGGCGGGCTACAGACTTCCACACTCAAAGGCAGAGAAATGGGAGACAGAGAAACATCATCTTGCCTTCTAGAGATAAGGGAGCCAGAGTTTCTCCAAATACGGGATGAGCTGAAACAACAAAGCCATGGTGCATATTAAATAAATACAGCTTCAAGTTTCAGCGTTATTTCATAGATTATCAATCAAAATTAATATTTGAGCATTTTGCAATACtaatcaataaaacaaataaaaccaaaatgCTATAAACATAAACAATTGCAACAAAACCATGTTATGTGTCCAGAAGAATTGCATTTCAAAATCTTCAGCTTCTTGAGATTAAAACAATCTCCATACAACTGAACAGATTAGGAGTAAGCAATAGTTTACCAGGGACATCAAAGTAAGGGAGATCAGACTTCCTTATCATCTCTTCTAGACCAGTCCACCCAAGTGGGTTATGACCTCTTCCTACCAGCAGATGAAGACAGAAATACTAAATTCTTCCAGTGATATTACTGGCATGAGAGCTGGTGCACCCTAGAATTCCAGTATTTCTCTATCTCTAGCAGATGGTAAGGTTGACTAGGTTGGTCCAGACGGACCTACTTGACCAACCTAGTCAACCATACCAtttgctagagcaggggtgtccaacctgcggcctcgtgaagtattttgtgcagccccggtcgaggacgatgcagtgttttcctctgctgctccagggtatttaccgtcttgctggttccctcctctgtcttgctgcagcgtttgtgcggccccagaaacatttttttcggccaatgcggcccagggaagccaaaaggttggacaccccggTGCTAGCCTGCGGACTGCACCCCTACAGTTAAGCATAAGGACCTTCCTCCTGGGGCTGGGTCCACGGAGGTGCTTCATCTCACTGCACTGATGATGCTCCTGGGTTGGGTCCCTATAGAGCACTTCCTAGCCAGGGAAAGTGCAGTGATTTGGCTCCCTTGCAGtcacattaaaaacaaacaaacatccttCTTAAATTCTCATGTAAATGCCTAATTAAATATCAGAATGTACTGtataatatatttattttgaTCTGGGACATTTAGAGAAGTTTTTATAAGATAAGAATCAGTAGTCAGAAAACTGATGGAACTTAGAAGGTTTTGATGGTAGTAAATCTAAGGGAAATATGAAAGCAGCATCATTAGTACATTTtgagactcattttcaaaacacagacgtctaaaaaatggcataaaccggctcttggatatttttctcaccacggtattgtggtatataagctgttattattattatcaccactgtaggcatggttaacaccagaagtggcgttaggtgtcaTAAGGCACCTCCATAGACGCGATTctcgtgaaaggtaggtgccagaaacgtaggccttgaaaaccctagcctacctTTCAAATAGCTGCAATTCTGCAAATGGCGCTGTTGCATGATTGTCATGTGATTGGTGGCCATTTTTAAGGCAGCTGATGATAACAGCGCGGTGATAACAGAAAGCGGTGCCAAGTGTCAAAAAGgtacctaaactgaccagatgactgctggagggatgaaagcatgacccaccacactctcccagtgaccactaaccctctcccacccccccaaagatgtgaaagaaacagtacataccaaccTCTATGAGAATTGCAGATATTATGGGACATCCTAGTagaacagcaagcaggtgtctgggtagcctggtgggtggtgtaGCGAGCCATCgagagagggatccaggcccatatcccaagCTACCCACTACATTTAAGTGGGTAGCTTGGGGTATGGAAAGTGtaagcccaccaaaaacccacggtactgccatataggtgacatctaCAGTCAAAAGAGCTATTGAGGTGGTAAACAGGcagatatagtaggttttgggggagttctggaaggctcaccatacactataagaggaaatatgtacctggcaccctttatgtgaagttcacagcagtgcctcctTAGGTGCCTCACCTCCCTGTTGGCATGTCTTTATGGCTAGTTACGAGGCTGATCCTGTCTAcgtccaaatgggcttgatttggatgttcttgtatttgaaaatggccaaaaaagttagacATCTAAGTGCCAAGATGTCTAAATAGGTCATTTTCGAAAAACAAATTTGGATGTCTAGTGGTTTCGAAAATGGGCGTTTGCCCATCCCAACCTTTGGACGTCttgcgggaaacatccaaagtcggtcTTAGATGTTCTATCGAAGATGCCCCTCTTTCTGTCATAGTCCCAGCAAATAAAGTAATCATTGCTTTGTAACTACATACCTTGGGTCTCTTCTTGACCTATATCTGTTTGTGAAGAAATAGTAGCCCAGAaatgcaagtataaccaaaaataCTCCAGCAGCAACAAGACCAGTTAGAAGTCCAATGGCGTCAATCTTCTGTGATCTGTCTTTTAAAAGAAATCAAATATTACTTGGCAACCTTGAACTTTACAGCTGGGTGCTGCTCTCAGTATGATTTCTACATGCTAATTTCCATAAAATGATATTTTTGTAATCATCTGCATCACTACTGCTCTCAATTGTGAGCAATTTAATGAAACAGAGAAACAAATGGTAGAATAATGTGAGAATTCAACATTTATCTTATTAAAAATGTAGCAAACTGCATTGTACAGTTGATGTCTGGAATTTCTTCTAAACTAAAGGCAGCCATGTGGGTGTTTG
This genomic window from Geotrypetes seraphini chromosome 19, aGeoSer1.1, whole genome shotgun sequence contains:
- the PRRG4 gene encoding transmembrane gamma-carboxyglutamic acid protein 4 produces the protein MFMRLMVFCQFPGLIPSSSSYTRKLMTTNRAMDSENEVFTNGEKASMFLVRHLLYNQFDFEMITPGNLERECHEEVCSYEEAKEIFGEHDKTIAFWKDYIEKGPHSSSDRSQKIDAIGLLTGLVAAGVFLVILAFLGYYFFTNRYRSRRDPSSSRIWRNSGSLISRRQDDVSLSPISLPLSVEVCSPPSYEQAISLATAVYDVPPPPYPGITKELKTLKKSLSLPNPQAL